The following proteins are encoded in a genomic region of Neospora caninum Liverpool complete genome, chromosome XI:
- a CDS encoding Calr protein, related, whose amino-acid sequence MPAHRRPAMILRAMPGLSTRVSSRLLFLFSLSAFASLRCLHAPPASLCLPSSLLSPLAATPSPASCAAADSRPGAFVPSASAPQFFALALPVSSEETDVSEDRDDDDFRDEDGVGDDDAIRDDEIEEREEDLLLMQKAATAAGQSAQAKLAGGSEARNQSPGEVRGPGDSADPRLDRLLQLRREATDALQTRIGKVLENFEKVSFTDPGQIDGILFRETFQDDPLARGRWVPSADPKFQGRWAVETRSEAVIAGEKNLGMQDMNKFHGVATRLSSPVTDTLNSHFVFQYEILQTRPLTCGGGYVKLLDFPKDKALKDFNHLTDYVIMFGPDMCGSSNVVNFILKILNPATGGWTEHRLDAPPRLTPSPLSNLLTLWIKPDDTFEIHVDGSVVRQGSLWKDMLPPLQPPKTLVVGLRASAAEDEDAHAGDEAKKNSTSGIRNPAYFKLEHAHRLRNINAIGLELWTVEGGTAFDNVILANSIEAARTFAKTTFDVRRRKEQELRLQMDTVHRAWRLEFAEKQRALEAELESEKASSLPSSFLDGLLVTLQQFADATGLFSPFVLAALAACTLCLLLVIGRQRPRPSSPREPTEKEGKKKK is encoded by the exons ATGCCTGCGCATCGGCGCCCCGCCATGATTCTTCGGGCTATGCCCGGCCTCTCcactcgcgtctcctcgcgtcttctcttcctcttctctctctccgcattcgcttctcttcgctgtctccacgctccccccgcttctctctgcttgccttcttctctcctctctcctctcgctgcgaCACCGTCACCTGCTTCCTGCGCGGCCGCAGACTCCCGGCCTGGCGCGTTTGTACCCTCCGCGTCCGCTCCGCagttcttcgctctcgcgcttccggtgtccagcgaggagacggacgtTTCCGAGGAccgcgacgacgacgacttccgcgacgaggacggcgtcGGCGATGACGACGCCATCCGCGACGACGAGATcgaggagcgcgaagaagatcTCCTCCTGatgcagaaggcggcgactgcggcggGGCAGTCGGCGCAAGCGAAGCTCGCTGGGGGCTCTGAGGCGCGGAATCAGTCCCCCGGCGAGGTCCGCGGCCCCGGAGACAGTGCCGACCCGCGGCTGGACCGACTTCTCCAACTCCGCCGTGAGGCGACGGACGCGCTGCAGACGCGCATTGGAAAAGTCCTTGAAAACTTCGAAAAGGTTTCCTTCACAGACCCCGGCCAGATCGACGGCATCCTGTTCCGCGAGACTTTCCAGGACGATCCCCTCGCGCGTGGCAGATGGGTGCCGAGCGCCGATCCGAAATTTCAAG gCCGCTGGGCCGTCGAGACCCGCAGCGAGGCTGTGATcgctggcgagaagaaccTCGGGATGCAAGACATG AATAAATTTCACGGGGTCGCGACGCGCCTCAGCTCTCCGGTGACAGACACCCTGAACTCACACTTTGTGTTTCAGTACGAAATTCTTCAAACCCGGCCGCTGACGTGTGGAGGCGGCTACGTGAAACTCCTGGACTTCCCCAAGGATAAGGCCCTCAAGGACTTCAATCACTTGACTGACTACGTGATCATGTTCGGCCCCGACATGTGCGGATCCTCGAACGTCGTCAACTTCATCTTGAAAATTCTAAATCCAGCGACTGGCGGATG GACCGAGCATCGCCTCGACGCACCACCGCGCCTGACGCCGTCTCCACTGTCGAATCTCCTCACGCTGTGGATAAAGCCAGACGACACTTTCGAGATTCACGTCGATGGCAGTGTCGTTCGCCAA gGATCTTTGTGGAAGGACATGCTGCCGCCTCTTCAGCCCCCGAAGACACTCGTTGTTGGACTTCGCGCGTCCGcagcggaggacgaagatGCACATGCAGGCGAC gaggcgaagaagaactcAACATCAGGCATCAGGAATCCTGCCTACTTCAAGCTCGag CACGCCCATCGGCTGCGGAACATCAACGCGATCGGCTTGGAGTTGTGGACTGTCGAAGGCGGCACGGCGTTCGACAACGTGATTCTCGCAAACTCCATCGAGGCAGCGCGGACCTTTGCCAAGACGACATTCGAC GTGCGTCGCCGGAAAGAGCAGGAGCTTCGTCTCCAGATGGACACGGTGCATCGCGCGTGGCGGCTCGAGTTCGCCGAAAAGCAACGCGCACTGGAGGCCGAACTCgaaagcgaaaaggcgagcagtctgccttcctcgttcctcgACGGCTTGCTGGTCACGCTTCAGCAATTCGCAGATGCAACCgggctcttctcccccttcgtcctcgctgccCTAGCAGCTTGTACCTT ATGCCTCCTCTTGGTCATCGGACGCCAGCGCCCTCGGCCGAGCTCGCCGCGAGAACcgaccgagaaggaagggaagaagaagaaatga